The Roseofilum reptotaenium CS-1145 genome contains a region encoding:
- a CDS encoding nucleotidyltransferase family protein — protein sequence MNPISSPICKHVHWPEEQIQTFCQQWSVTELSLFGSILREEDFHRDSDIDLLIAFSADADWSLFDHIQMQQELEALFNRKVDLISKRAVLRSHNPIRRQEILSTAQVVYSQESYGR from the coding sequence ATGAACCCCATCTCCAGTCCAATCTGTAAACATGTCCATTGGCCAGAAGAGCAAATTCAAACCTTTTGCCAGCAATGGTCTGTTACTGAACTATCTCTCTTTGGGTCTATCCTTCGAGAAGAGGACTTCCATCGAGATAGCGACATTGATCTGCTGATTGCCTTTTCTGCTGATGCCGACTGGAGTCTATTTGACCATATTCAAATGCAACAAGAATTAGAGGCCCTATTTAATCGTAAAGTTGATTTAATTAGTAAACGCGCTGTTTTACGCAGCCACAACCCCATCCGCCGCCAAGAAATTTTATCCACTGCCCAAGTGGTCTACTCTCAGGAGAGCTATGGCAGATAG
- the leuC gene encoding 3-isopropylmalate dehydratase large subunit, with product MSKGTLFDKVWNNHKVRTLPSGQTQLFIGLHLIHEVTSPQAFAMLRERNLQVLFPDRTVATVDHIVPTDNQARPFADTLAEEMMQALETSVQEHGIRFYNVGSGNQGIVHVIAPEQGMTQPGMTIACGDSHTSTHGAFGAISFGIGTSQVRDVLASQTLALEKLKVRRIEVNGSLRPGVYAKDAILHIIRKLGVKGGVGYAYEYAGTTLEQMSMEERMTICNMSIEGGARCGYVNPDRVTFDYLQGREFAPQGENWDKAVQWWQSIRSDADAEYDDVVVFNAEEIPPTVTWGITPGQGIGVDEVVPTPESLPDSDRPLAEEAYQYMQLEPGKAIAGTPIDVCFIGSCTNGRLTDLREAAKFAQGHQVASQVKAFVVPGSEVVKQQAEAEGLDKIFTEAGFEWRNAGCSMCLAMNPDKLQGDQMSASSSNRNFKGRQGSSSGRTLLMSPAMVVAAAISGQVSDVRKLL from the coding sequence ATGAGCAAGGGCACGCTATTTGATAAAGTCTGGAACAACCACAAGGTTCGTACACTTCCTTCTGGACAAACTCAACTGTTTATTGGGCTGCATCTGATCCATGAAGTGACCAGTCCCCAAGCGTTTGCTATGCTGCGGGAGAGAAATTTACAAGTACTATTTCCTGATCGCACGGTTGCCACGGTCGATCATATCGTGCCCACAGATAACCAGGCTCGACCCTTCGCGGATACTTTGGCAGAAGAGATGATGCAAGCGTTAGAAACCAGTGTCCAAGAGCATGGGATTCGCTTCTATAATGTGGGTTCAGGTAATCAGGGAATTGTGCATGTGATCGCCCCCGAACAAGGGATGACGCAACCGGGAATGACGATCGCCTGTGGAGATAGCCATACCTCAACTCATGGAGCATTTGGGGCGATCTCCTTTGGGATTGGAACCAGCCAAGTGCGAGATGTGCTAGCCTCCCAAACCTTGGCTCTGGAGAAGCTCAAAGTGCGCCGCATTGAAGTCAATGGAAGCCTACGTCCGGGGGTTTATGCCAAAGATGCGATCCTTCACATTATCCGCAAATTGGGCGTGAAAGGGGGCGTAGGCTATGCCTATGAGTATGCCGGAACGACCCTAGAACAGATGTCGATGGAAGAGCGGATGACGATCTGCAATATGTCGATTGAAGGGGGGGCACGATGTGGCTATGTAAACCCCGATCGAGTGACGTTTGACTATCTGCAAGGACGGGAGTTTGCCCCCCAAGGAGAAAACTGGGATAAAGCGGTGCAATGGTGGCAAAGTATCCGCTCGGATGCCGATGCTGAGTATGATGATGTGGTGGTGTTCAACGCTGAAGAAATTCCCCCTACGGTGACTTGGGGGATTACACCCGGTCAAGGTATTGGTGTGGATGAAGTGGTTCCGACTCCAGAAAGTCTACCTGATAGTGATCGCCCTTTGGCCGAAGAAGCCTATCAATATATGCAACTCGAACCCGGAAAGGCGATCGCCGGAACCCCTATCGATGTCTGCTTTATCGGTAGTTGTACCAATGGTCGCCTCACTGACCTGCGAGAAGCCGCTAAATTTGCCCAAGGTCATCAAGTCGCCTCTCAAGTCAAAGCCTTTGTAGTTCCGGGATCGGAAGTCGTCAAGCAACAAGCGGAAGCAGAAGGCTTAGATAAAATCTTTACCGAAGCTGGGTTTGAATGGCGCAACGCCGGATGTTCCATGTGTTTAGCCATGAACCCCGATAAACTACAAGGGGATCAAATGAGCGCCTCTTCCTCAAACCGCAACTTTAAAGGTCGTCAGGGGTCTTCGTCTGGTCGCACCTTACTGATGAGTCCCGCGATGGTTGTTGCTGCGGCGATCTCCGGCCAAGTCTCCGATGTGCGAAAGTTGCTGTAA
- the panD gene encoding aspartate 1-decarboxylase: MLKSKIHRATVTEANLNYIGSITIDRTLMEKADLLPGEKVLVVDNTNGNRLETYVIEGEADSGAICINGAAAHLVNPGDMITLLAFEVTDEIKSPVKILVDQNNKLVEFL; encoded by the coding sequence ATGTTAAAGTCTAAAATTCATCGGGCGACAGTCACTGAAGCCAATCTTAACTATATCGGCAGTATTACTATCGATCGCACTCTGATGGAGAAAGCCGATTTGCTGCCTGGAGAAAAGGTTTTAGTGGTCGATAATACTAATGGTAATCGTTTAGAAACCTATGTGATTGAAGGAGAAGCAGACTCCGGTGCGATCTGCATCAATGGCGCTGCTGCACATTTGGTTAACCCTGGAGATATGATTACTTTGTTAGCCTTTGAAGTTACCGATGAAATTAAGTCACCGGTTAAAATTTTAGTCGATCAAAATAATAAGTTGGTGGAATTTCTATAG
- a CDS encoding D-alanine--D-alanine ligase family protein: MSQKRIGLLFGGCSGEHEVSIVSAKAIATALQTGENRDRYQVIPFYIRKDGYWYAQETATQVLDSGTPLSTDTPPGRSLWEFPKQVNEIDVWFPILHGPNGEDGSIQGLLQLMKLPYVGSGIVGSAVSMDKIAMKMVFAQAGLAQVKYKAVTRAQVWSNPCVFPKLCDEIEAEIGYPCFVKPANLGSSVGIAKVRSRQELETALDNAASYDRRIIIEAGVTAREVECAVLGNDYPKASVIGEITFESDFYDYETKYTAGKADLLIPADLPSEVRDRIQNMAIQAFQAVDASGLSRVDFFYIESTQEVLINEINTLPGFTSTSMYPQLWANTGTPFSELVHQLIEFALER, from the coding sequence ATGAGCCAGAAACGGATAGGACTATTGTTTGGGGGATGTTCCGGGGAGCATGAAGTTTCGATTGTTTCGGCAAAGGCGATCGCCACAGCGCTGCAAACCGGAGAAAATAGAGATCGCTACCAAGTCATTCCCTTCTATATCCGTAAAGATGGTTATTGGTATGCCCAAGAAACCGCGACTCAAGTCCTAGACTCTGGTACGCCCTTATCCACGGATACCCCGCCAGGAAGAAGTTTGTGGGAATTTCCCAAGCAAGTCAACGAAATTGACGTTTGGTTTCCCATTTTACACGGCCCGAACGGAGAAGATGGTTCAATTCAAGGCTTGCTGCAACTGATGAAATTGCCCTATGTGGGTTCTGGCATCGTCGGATCGGCGGTGAGTATGGATAAAATTGCTATGAAAATGGTGTTTGCCCAAGCGGGTTTAGCCCAAGTTAAATATAAGGCAGTGACTCGCGCTCAAGTTTGGTCAAATCCTTGTGTGTTTCCGAAACTCTGCGATGAGATAGAAGCGGAAATTGGGTATCCCTGTTTTGTCAAACCGGCAAATTTGGGGTCTTCGGTGGGTATTGCCAAAGTGCGATCGCGCCAAGAACTCGAAACCGCCTTAGATAACGCTGCTAGTTACGATCGCCGGATTATCATTGAAGCAGGAGTTACCGCTAGAGAAGTCGAATGTGCCGTACTGGGTAACGACTATCCTAAAGCCTCCGTCATTGGCGAAATCACCTTTGAGAGCGACTTCTACGACTACGAAACCAAATATACCGCCGGAAAAGCCGATTTGCTCATTCCCGCTGACTTACCCTCCGAAGTGAGAGATCGCATCCAAAATATGGCTATCCAAGCCTTCCAAGCCGTAGATGCCTCCGGATTATCTAGAGTAGACTTTTTCTATATCGAGTCTACCCAAGAAGTGCTAATCAACGAAATCAACACCCTGCCTGGATTTACCTCCACCAGCATGTACCCCCAACTCTGGGCTAATACGGGCACTCCCTTCTCAGAGTTGGTGCATCAGTTGATTGAATTTGCTCTAGAGAGGTAA